A window of Terriglobia bacterium genomic DNA:
CTCGGTCCTTCCCAGTGAGTCGGTGCTTTTGTGGGGGTTGCAGTGGTCCGGCTTGAACCGATCCTTTGCAGATTCAGGGTCTCGATCTTGGGCTGGGTGGCGAGAGCCAATAATCCGCCGGCTTTCAAATGTGGAAAAAACTGCACGGACTTCCTCAGTGGACAGGACTAATAGGGGCGAATCATGGAGAATGACCGCAAGACAGATGCCGGACCACTGGACAACGAACGATTACTCTTGAGGGCTTTGATTGATAACCTTCCGGACTTGATCTACTTCAAAGACATCAAAGGACATTATATTCTCAATAATCGCGCCCACCTGCTGTCGATTGGAGCACCCTCTCAGGAAGATGTACTTGGGAAAACAACCTTCGACTTCCACCCACGCGAGCTGGCGGAGCGATATCATCAGGATGAGATGCAGATCGTCTCGACAGGAAGGGCGTTGCTGAACAGGGAGGAGATGGCCTTGCACCGGGACACGGGCGAAAATCGTTGGCACCTCACCAGCAAGATTCCTTTGAAGACGGCCCAGGGTGTGGTCACCGGAATTGTCGGCATCAGCCGTGATATTACCGATCGGAAGCTGCTCGAGGAACAAAGAGACCGTTATGTGAGCGAGTTGCAGGAGGCGTTGGAAAAAGTGAAGACCCTCAGCGGTCTGTTGCCCATTTGTTCGGGCTGCAAGAAAATTCGAG
This region includes:
- a CDS encoding PAS domain-containing protein; this encodes MENDRKTDAGPLDNERLLLRALIDNLPDLIYFKDIKGHYILNNRAHLLSIGAPSQEDVLGKTTFDFHPRELAERYHQDEMQIVSTGRALLNREEMALHRDTGENRWHLTSKIPLKTAQGVVTGIVGISRDITDRKLLEEQRDRYVSELQEALEKVKTLSGLLPICSGCKKIRDDQGYWQQVDNYIMEHSTARFTHGLCPDCIARLYPELAGCQGESGPTSGA